A single genomic interval of Lathyrus oleraceus cultivar Zhongwan6 chromosome 7, CAAS_Psat_ZW6_1.0, whole genome shotgun sequence harbors:
- the LOC127101810 gene encoding beta-amyrin 28-monooxygenase isoform X1 — protein MEMIKFIVLPTVLALFVLFLHFIIRIIKLRKLNLPKGTLGLPIIGETLEFFKANLEGKQIRFIQERMKKYDSRVFKTSLFGENIAVFCGTAGNKFLFSNENKNVQVWWPSSVKKLLRLSLVNKVGDEAKITRRLLMSFLNPETLRNYLPKMDRIAQHHINTHWKGKEQVVVYPIIQLYTFELACCLFLSMEDPIQLSNLSSYFEEFLKGIISFPINFPGTRFHKAMKAADAIKKEIKLIMKKRKVDLEEKKASPTQDLLSHLLVTSDTSGRFMSEVEILDNMLLLLFAGHDTSRSVISLIMKYLGNLPEVYEQVLKEQLEISQGKEEGELLQWEDVQKMKHSWNVASEVLRLSPPVGGAYRNATKDFTYADYNIPIDWKLHWNTHTTHMDPTLFTNPEKFDASRFEGEGPIPYSYVPFGGGPRMCLGQEFARLEILVFMHNIVKRFKWDLVDPDENFKYDPMLEPEKGLPIKLHPFHYTS, from the exons ATGGAGATGATTAAGTTCATAGTTTTACCAACAGTTTTGGCACTTTTTGTCCTCTTTTTGCATTTCATCATAAGAATTATCAAACTAAGAAAGCTGAATCTTCCTAAGGGAACCTTAGGATTACCTATTATTGGAGAAACTTTAGAGTTTTTCAAAGCAAATCTTGAGGGGAAACAAATAAGGTTCATACAAGAGAGAATGAAGAAATATGACTCAAGGGTTTTCAAGACATCACTGTTTGGAGAGAATATTGCTGTGTTTTGTGGAACAGCTGGGAACAAATTCTTGTTTAGCAATGAAAACAAGAATGTCCAAGTGTGGTGGCCAAGTTCAGTTAAGAAGCTGTTAAGGTTGTCTCTTGTTAATAAAGTTGGTGATGAAGCAAAGATAACTAGAAGATTGCTTATGAGTTTTCTTAATCCAGAAACACTCAGAAATTACCTGCCAAAAATGGATAGGATTGCTCAGCATCATATCAACACACATTGGAAAG GGAAGGAGCAGGTTGTTGTCTATCCAATAATACAGCTATACACATTTGAATTGGCCTGTTGCTTATTCTTAAGTATGGAAGATCCTATACAATTATCAAACCTTTCATCCTATTTTGAAGAATTTCTCAAAGGGATCATTAGCTTCCCCATCAATTTTCCTGGAACAAGGTTTCATAAGGCAATGAAAGCTGCAGATGCAATAAAGAAAGAAATTAAATTGATTATGAAGAAAAGGAAAGTGGATTTGGAAGAAAAGAAAGCATCACCTACACAAGACCTTTTATCACATTTACTTGTTACATCTGACACAAGTGGAAGGTTTATGAGTGAAGTGGAGATTCTTGATAACATGTTACTACTTCTTTTCGCCGGCCATGACACTTCCAGATCAGTAATATCATTGATCATGAAGTATCTTGGAAATTTGCCTGAAGTTTATGAACAAGTGTTAAAAG AACAACTTGAAATCAGCCAAGGGAAAGAGGAAGGGGAGTTATTGCAATGGGAGGATGTTCAGAAAATGAAACACTCTTGGAATGTTGCATCTGAAGTTTTGAGGCTCTCACCGCCCGTCGGTGGTGCTTACAGAAATGCTACGAAGGATTTTACCTATGCTGATTATAACATCCCTATTGATTGGAAG TTGCATTGGAACACTCATACAACACACATGGATCCAACACTGTTTACAAATCCTGAAAAATTTGATGCATCAAGATTTGAAGGAGAAGGGCCGATACCTTATTCATATGTTCCATTTGGAGGAGGACCTAGAATGTGTTTGGGACAAGAGTTTGCTCGGCTAGAGATACTCGTGTTTATGCATAATATTGTGAAACGTTTCAAGTGGGATTTAGTTGATCCTGATGAGAACTTCAAGTATGATCCTATGCTAGAACCTGAAAAAGGACTTCCAATTAAACTTCATCCATTCCATTACACATCATAA